The genomic stretch CAGGCTGCGGTGGGCAAGGTATGCGTCGGGGTCAAGTAGACCATAACGCTCCTTGAGTAAGAGAATGCGGCCCACCGACTGGTCCACTCTCTCCTCGGAGATCCTCCCCGCCCTCACGGCATCGCAGATAGCCTCGATGGCCTTAGCCTGTTCGGCCTGGACGTGGCACATGAGGGCAATATCAGCCCCGGCCTCGAACGCACGTATTGCCGCTTCACCAACGGTGAACCTTTTCGCGATAGCGCCCATGAAGAGGTCGTCTGTCAACGAAACCCCAGCGAACCCGAGTTCCTCGCGGAGCAATCTGGTGACTACATTATACGAAAGAGTAGCAGGAAGGTCGGGCTCAGGCTCTACGGCTGGGAAGAAGACGTGGGCAGTCATGACGGCTCCAACCCCTGCCCTTATGGCAGCAGCGAACGGCGCCAACTCGGTACTCTCCAGGCGCTCCCTGGGATGTGGAACCGTGGGCAGGTCGAGATGGGAATCTACCGTGACATCGCCCTTACCCGGGAAATGCTTTGCGGTAGCCACTACTCCTGAACCCTGATAGGCCTCTATCGCCGCGACCCCCAGCCGCGTAACAAGGCATGTGTCTTCGCCGAATGAACGAACCCCTATTCCAGGGTTATTCGGATTGTTGTTGATGTCGAGGACCGGCGCAAGGTTCATGTTAAACCCCAGAGCCTTCATTTCGTTGGCTGTGACCTCGGCAGCCTTCCGCACGAACTCCTCTGACCTGGTCGCCCCGAGGGCCATGTTTCCGGGGAAAACAGTCTCCCCGTTTGTCAGTCGAGCCACCACTCCACCCTCCTGGTCGATGGAGAGAAGGCATCCCATGGGATGCTGGCGCTCAGAGGCGATACTCTGAAACCTGTAGGTTAGGGACTGAGCCTGAACTGGGTCCACTACGTTCCTTCCGAGGAAGATCACGTTGCCCACCTGGTATCTGCGCACGAATTCTTCATCGGACGAGGTAAGATCAGGCCCATCGAAACCAACCATGACCATCTGCCCGATCTTCTCCTCAAGGCTCATGGAGTCCAAGAAGACCATAATCTCCTCACTCTCCGATACAGTTGCTGGCCGTTGCCGTGTTCCCAACGTTCTGGATGATCGTATCAATCGAATCATCTTTGAGTCCGCGCCCGGCAATGAATATGGCGCCCACAACAGGTGGGAACTGGCCCTGAGCAATAGACCACTTGGGAGCGAACTCCTGTACTGCAACGTGCATCGCATCTCTGACCATCTCGTTCGACTCAAGTACGCCGCCTGCTATCGAGACCTTGCCGGCATAATCGTTCATTCCGAGGCGCCGAATCACTGCAACAGCCATCAACCCCAGTTCTCTTCCGGCGTCGAGAATTATGCTTCTTGCGACCTGATCGCCTCTACGGGCCGCCTGCCCAACGATGGGCGCCAAAGCAGCCATTTCCGGTCGGCTCATCTCCTCATATACCTTAGGAATAACGCCATCAATGGAGTCCACCCCAATTGCGCTAGAAAGGTCATCCGTCAGACAGGTCCGCATCTGCCGCCCATCTGCCGCGCGAAGCGCCTCCCCAAGCCCCTTCCGACCGATGTCATATGCAGAACCTTCGTCTCCGAGGATGTACCCCCATCCACCGGCCCGCGCTTCATGTCCATCAGGCGACACGCCATAGGCTAGTGAGCCAGTTCCTGCAATTACAATCACACCTGGCTCACCCGAATTCGCCCCGGCAAGCGCAATAACCCCGTCATTGACCAATGCAAGAACGGGGGATGGCAAGTCCGGGGCATTCATCTGTTCCAGCAGAACCCGCAGCTTGCCATCGATCAGGTCGCAGTCACGCTTCCGGCCCACGCCTGCAAGGCCAAAGCAGGCCGAGGACACTCTCGCACTGCCAAAGGTTATCCCAGCAGATCGCATGGCCATGAGGATACATTTCCGTATCTCCTCAACTGCCGAGTCGTACCCAACAGCCTGGGGGTTAGACGGGCCGGACGAACCCTTCCCAATCACCATGCCGTCGCAAGTAGTGATCAGGCAGTCTGTTCTTGTTCCGCCTCCGTCCACACCCAAGAGGAGTCCATCTTCGGTTACACCGTCTGCGGAAAGTGAACCCGTGGATAGCACCTGCAATCACCTCACATGCTCAACGGCCAATTGCACTGCATCCCGAGTGTGCCCGGAGGTCAACTCCAGGGCGTGCTCGGCCACATGTCTATCCACTGCTGCGAGCGCCATTACGATCGCCATCTTGATGCTCCCGCCCGCCTCGTCCAGAAGTCGCCCACTCTCGTCAATATCCAGGCCCGTGGCTGTAGATACGATCCTAACCGCGCGACGCTTCAGTTTCCTGTTGGTTGCCTGCATGTCCACCATGAAGTTGTCATAAGCCTTGCCCAGTTTCACCATCGTTGCAGTTGATATCATGTTGAGGACAAGCTTCTGGGCAGTTCCGGCCTTGAGGCGAGTAGAACCGGTCAATACCTCCGGACCAACCGGCAGAGATATCGTCACATCCACATCTAGATCCAACTTATCGGCATGGTTACATACAATGGCCACAGTGCCTGCGCCGGCATTTCTTGCAGCCTTCAATGCTCCCCGCACATACGGCGTCACGCCGCTCGCAGATATTCCCACCACTACATGTCGCTCCGTAATGGACTTCGCAACATCAGCAGCTCCTGACGACTCATCGTCCTCTGCAGCTTCGGCAGAATGAAACACTGCTCCGAACCCACCGGCGATCATCGCAGAGATCTCATCAGCCGCCACACCGAAGGTCGGCACACATTCAGCCGCATCCAAGATTCCCAGGCGTCCACTGGTCCCAGCTCCCACGTAAAGAAGCCTACCGCCCATGGCCATTCTCGCGGCGATCATGTCGACAGCAGTCGCTATCTCCGGAATTGCCCTGGCCACTACTTCTGGGACCAGCCTATCCTCCTCGTTCATCACCCGCAGAATCTGCTCCGTGCTCATCTGATCCAGCCTTGAGGATCGAGGATTTGTCTCCTCCGTGGTGAGGTCAGCATAGTCCGTATTCTGCACGAGTTTCACCGCTTTCCGCGCCGGTCACACTGGGGAGTGTGCAAGTGACAAGCACATACGTGCCCATCACTCACTTCCGCAGGTTCAGGCCTCACCCTATCACAGATCTCACGGCGATATTGGCACCTCGGATGGAATGGGCAGCCTGAAGGGGGATTGATCGGGCTTGGCGGCTCGCCTTCAAGCTTGACCTTGCCCAGCTTTCGATCTCTCGGGTTCCAGCTTGGGATGGCCGACATCAGCGCCTGAGTGTACGGGTGAGCAGGATTGTCGAACAGCTCGGTCGCGGGCGCCGACTCCACAACGTTTCCGAGGTACATGACCATGATCCTGTCACTCATGTGATGGACCACGTCCAGATTGTGAGATATGAAGATCAACGCCATGTTCGTGTCCTGCTGTATGTCTTTGAGCAAGTTGATGATCTGGCTCTGAACCGAGACATCAAGGGCTGAAGTGGGTTCATCACATATCAGCAACCTCGGATTCACCGAAATCGAGCGGGCTATGGCGATTCTCTGTCGCTGGCCGCCGGAAAATTCGTGGGGATACCTCTGGGTGTATTCGGGGTACAGGCCCACTTTCATCAGCAGCTCCCCGACATACTCATCCATCGCTTTCGCATTATCGAACAGCTTGTGAGTCTCAAGAGGTTCGCGTATTGTGTCCCTTATTGTCATTCTCGGATCGAGTGAGTCGAAGGGGTTTTGGAATATCATCTGCACGTCTTTCCTGAACGTCAGTCGCATCCTTTTGTCGACGGCCTTGGAGATGTCATGGCTCTCGCCGCTCGGGTCATGATAGGTGATGCTCCCAGCCGTCGGTTCGTAGATTTTGACGATTGTCCTCCCAAGTGTGCTCTTGCCGCAGCCCGATTCGCCAACGATCCCTATCGTCGCGCCCTCGCTGATCTCGAGATCAACCTTCTCCAGTGCCTTAACATAGCCACTGACTTGCAGGAACACCCCTGATCTTATCGGGAAGTACTTCTTGAGGTTCTCGATGGACAGGATCTTCAATTGTCATCACCCTCCAACAGCCAGCAGGCAACGGTGTGATCTGGCGCCGGCTCAAAATCAGGAGGTTGGAGTTGTTTGCATTTGTCCACGGCCTTCGGGCATCTGGGATGAAACCTGCAGCCTTCCGGAAATTCATCGGCTCTCGGAACATAGCCTTCAATATGCGGTAGGTCCTTTCCCTTGTATTCTCGCTTGACGCGAGAGGTCAGCAACCCGGACGTATATGGATGAAGGGGATTCTCAAAGAGTTCGACGACCGGCGCCTTTTCAACGATCTTGCCTGCATACATGACATGCACCCTGTCGGCGATCTCCGCGACCGTGCCGAGGTCATGAGTTATGAAGATAATGGAACCGCGGTATTCACTCTGCAAATCCTGCATCAGGTTCAAAACTTGCGCCTGGATAGTGACATCGAGCGCGGTTGTCGGCTCATCGGCGATGATTATCTCGGGGCTTGTTATGAGCGCCATCGCTATCATAATCCGCTGAAGCATGCCGCCGCTCATCTCGTGGGGGTACTCCTCGTAGCGCTTCTCAGGCTCAGGTATGTGGGTCGATTTCAGGGTGGCGATTATTCTCTCCTTAGCTTCGCTGTCATCCCATGGCATGTGTGCTTTCGCGACTTCCATCAACTGATTCCCTACAGTATAGAGAGGGTCGAAGGCGGACATTGGCTCCTGGAAGATCATGCTGATCTGCCTGCCTCTCACTTCACGGTACTCCCTCTCGGGAAGCCCGATCAGTTCCTGGCCATTGAAGACGATGCTCCCCTCCAGTTTCGCGGGAGGCGCTTTGATCAGCCCGAGTATGGAATGGGCTGTAACGCTCTTTCCACAACCGGATTCACCAACCAGAGCCAGAACCTCGCCCCGGTCAAGGTGGAAGCTCACGTCATCCACTGCTTTCACTACACCTTCGGGCGTCCGGAAGTAAGCCTTGAGGCCAGAAACAGTGAGAATTCGTCCACTGGTGTTTGTCATACCTTCTCGACCGTCCTGTAAGGATCAACCGCGTCCCTCAAGGCATCGCCAACGAAGTTGTAGGAGAGCACGGCAATCATTATGAATATCCCGGGTACCATAAGCCATGGATGCGATTCGAGTTCGCTAAGCGATTGGGCCTGTTTCAGCAACAGCCCCCAGCTCGTCATTGGTTCCTTGATTCCGAGCCCAAGGAAGCTTATGGCGCTCTCGCCGAGGATCATTCCTGGAATGGACAGGGTCGACACAACAATCAGGTAGCTTAGAGTGTTTGGCATCAAGTGCTTCGTGATTATCTTCATCCCCGAAACACCCGTAACCTTCGCCGCCAGCACGAACTCCTTCTCCCTCAGGCTGAGCACCATCCCTCGCATGACCCTGGCAACTCCCATCCAGCCGATGAGAGAGAGCACTGTCACAATTCCGAAGTAGACCCATGTGCTAGGCCAGCTTGGAGGGAGTATTACTGCAAGCGCCAACCATA from Clostridia bacterium encodes the following:
- a CDS encoding ABC transporter ATP-binding protein, whose protein sequence is MTNTSGRILTVSGLKAYFRTPEGVVKAVDDVSFHLDRGEVLALVGESGCGKSVTAHSILGLIKAPPAKLEGSIVFNGQELIGLPEREYREVRGRQISMIFQEPMSAFDPLYTVGNQLMEVAKAHMPWDDSEAKERIIATLKSTHIPEPEKRYEEYPHEMSGGMLQRIMIAMALITSPEIIIADEPTTALDVTIQAQVLNLMQDLQSEYRGSIIFITHDLGTVAEIADRVHVMYAGKIVEKAPVVELFENPLHPYTSGLLTSRVKREYKGKDLPHIEGYVPRADEFPEGCRFHPRCPKAVDKCKQLQPPDFEPAPDHTVACWLLEGDDN
- a CDS encoding BadF/BadG/BcrA/BcrD ATPase family protein, whose protein sequence is MLSTGSLSADGVTEDGLLLGVDGGGTRTDCLITTCDGMVIGKGSSGPSNPQAVGYDSAVEEIRKCILMAMRSAGITFGSARVSSACFGLAGVGRKRDCDLIDGKLRVLLEQMNAPDLPSPVLALVNDGVIALAGANSGEPGVIVIAGTGSLAYGVSPDGHEARAGGWGYILGDEGSAYDIGRKGLGEALRAADGRQMRTCLTDDLSSAIGVDSIDGVIPKVYEEMSRPEMAALAPIVGQAARRGDQVARSIILDAGRELGLMAVAVIRRLGMNDYAGKVSIAGGVLESNEMVRDAMHVAVQEFAPKWSIAQGQFPPVVGAIFIAGRGLKDDSIDTIIQNVGNTATASNCIGE
- a CDS encoding oligopeptide/dipeptide ABC transporter ATP-binding protein, whose amino-acid sequence is MKILSIENLKKYFPIRSGVFLQVSGYVKALEKVDLEISEGATIGIVGESGCGKSTLGRTIVKIYEPTAGSITYHDPSGESHDISKAVDKRMRLTFRKDVQMIFQNPFDSLDPRMTIRDTIREPLETHKLFDNAKAMDEYVGELLMKVGLYPEYTQRYPHEFSGGQRQRIAIARSISVNPRLLICDEPTSALDVSVQSQIINLLKDIQQDTNMALIFISHNLDVVHHMSDRIMVMYLGNVVESAPATELFDNPAHPYTQALMSAIPSWNPRDRKLGKVKLEGEPPSPINPPSGCPFHPRCQYRREICDRVRPEPAEVSDGHVCACHLHTPQCDRRGKR
- the murQ gene encoding N-acetylmuramic acid 6-phosphate etherase → MQNTDYADLTTEETNPRSSRLDQMSTEQILRVMNEEDRLVPEVVARAIPEIATAVDMIAARMAMGGRLLYVGAGTSGRLGILDAAECVPTFGVAADEISAMIAGGFGAVFHSAEAAEDDESSGAADVAKSITERHVVVGISASGVTPYVRGALKAARNAGAGTVAIVCNHADKLDLDVDVTISLPVGPEVLTGSTRLKAGTAQKLVLNMISTATMVKLGKAYDNFMVDMQATNRKLKRRAVRIVSTATGLDIDESGRLLDEAGGSIKMAIVMALAAVDRHVAEHALELTSGHTRDAVQLAVEHVR
- a CDS encoding glycoside hydrolase family 3 protein, which codes for MSLEEKIGQMVMVGFDGPDLTSSDEEFVRRYQVGNVIFLGRNVVDPVQAQSLTYRFQSIASERQHPMGCLLSIDQEGGVVARLTNGETVFPGNMALGATRSEEFVRKAAEVTANEMKALGFNMNLAPVLDINNNPNNPGIGVRSFGEDTCLVTRLGVAAIEAYQGSGVVATAKHFPGKGDVTVDSHLDLPTVPHPRERLESTELAPFAAAIRAGVGAVMTAHVFFPAVEPEPDLPATLSYNVVTRLLREELGFAGVSLTDDLFMGAIAKRFTVGEAAIRAFEAGADIALMCHVQAEQAKAIEAICDAVRAGRISEERVDQSVGRILLLKERYGLLDPDAYLAHRSLEFVGCQENRRLALDIARESVTLLANGQGLIPMKPEDYPNLSVISPDIRGLTQVENDQLLEPPLAIAIRRFAPQARGFTFPQSHGAGQIADAVNLARSSDAVVVGTYNAHLHEEQGVLVRALLDTGVPVVVVAMRNPYDIQQFPTAKAYIAAYGFRECTMQAVAEVIFGVTKPRGRLPVAIPGIHDYGNGLTS